A window from Pagrus major chromosome 4, Pma_NU_1.0 encodes these proteins:
- the znf821 gene encoding zinc finger protein 821 isoform X4, with protein sequence MGPFHTSGITGLQHTINMDGRDEFTEDSECCSNNSQEVQEPDSITEDSDSDLDNQGEDSCSSNTSADDHMTTKRSQCRLQGAGVKEESEEGDHGNNFVCPLCTLDFSSPEKLISHVYQHTTMMSNSKSYVCPVCGRALSSPGSLGRHLLIHSEDRLSNCAVCGARFTDTNNFNREKLKDVLDMTRMDITGGRDSCSMSHSLSNSPMTSPGPGNCSCHGPGPSPSSCQGPRPCEAPDLNPNLCQAHRTCQGPGHISSQCHGPGPGQCAGSDQGPSFPSLPDSLLSEGPSLASIPDALNSSSSSLPPIPDILSPMPVYPAGVLLVCNSCVAYQQLVEAQSPMRKWALRRKNEPVEARMHRLERERTAKKNKRACETDEEREMRRLRDREAKRMQRMQESDEQRARRLQRDREAMRLKRANETPEKRQARLIREREAKRIKRRLEKIDPALRTQIEHDPAAMAALTADMSLFQFPCPMPVPSIDNGLFMKLP encoded by the exons GGCCATTCCACACTTCAGGCATCACAGGACTTCAGCACACTATTAACATGGATGGCAGGGACGAATTCACCGAAGACAGTGAATGCTGCAGCAACAACTCCCAGGAGGTCCAAGAGCCGGATAGCATCACAG AAGACAGTGATAGCGACCTTGACAACCAAGGTGAAGACTCGTGCTCCTCCAACACCTCCGCCGACGACCACATGACCACCAAGAGATCACAGTGCCGCCTACAAGGAGCGGGAGTCAAAGAG GAGAGCGAGGAAGGGGACCACGGCAACAACTTTGTTTGTCCCCTCTGCACGCTGGATTTCAGCAGCCCTGAGAAGCTCATCTCCCATGTCTACCAG CACACAACTATGATGAGCAACAGCAAGAGCTATGTGTGCCCAGTGTGTGGGCGAGCCCTGAGTTCGCCTGGCTCGCTTGGACGGCATCTTCTCATCCACTCCGAGGACCGCCTCTCCAACTGCGCTGTCTGTGGCGCACGCTTCACAGACACCAACAACTTTAACAG GGAGAAGCTTAAAGATGTCCTCGACATGACCAGAATGGATATCACTGGTGGCAGGGACAGCTGCTCCATGTCCCACTCCCTCTCCAACAGCCCCATGACCAGCCCGGGCCCCGGCAACTGCTCCTGCCACGGACCAGGCCCCAGCCCCAGTTCATGCCAGGGCCCTCGCCCCTGTGAGGctcctgacctcaaccccaaCCTGTGTCAAGCCCATCGTACCTGCCAGGGACCGGGCCACATCTCCAGCCAGTGTCACGGCCCAGGACCAGGACAGTGCGCAGGTTCTGATCAAGGACCCTCCTTTCCCTCACTGCCTGACAGTCTCCTCTCTGAAGGGCCTTCACTTGCATCTATACCTGATGCTCTTAACTCATCTTCCTCGAGCCTTCCTCCTATCCCCGACATCCTGAGCCCTATGCCGGTGTATCCCGCCGGGGTGCTGCTGGTGTGCAACAGCTGCGTGGCCTATCAGCAGTTAGTGGAGGCCCAGTCGCCGATGAGAAAATGGGCTCTGCGGAGGAAGAACGAACCTGTGGAGGCCCGCATGCATCGCCTGGAGCGCGAGCGCACGGCAAAGAAGAACAAGCGGGCATGTGAGACGGATGAGGAGAGGGAAATGAGGAGGCTGCGGGACCGCGAGGCCAAGCGCATGCAGAGGATGCAGGAGTCTGACGAGCAGCGGGCCCGcaggctgcagagagacagggaggccATGCGTTTGAAGAGGGCAAACGAGACGCCGGAGAAGAGGCAGGCCAGGCTGATCCGCGAGAGGGAGGCGAAGAGGATCAAGCGGCGGCTGGAGAAGATCGACCCTGCTCTGAGGACACAGATAGAGCATGATCCTGCGGCGATGGCTGCGCTCACAGCAGACATGAGCCTCTTTCAGTTCCCCTGCCCTATGCCTGTCCCTTCCATTGATAATGGTCTGTTCATGAAGCTGCCCTAA
- the atxn1l gene encoding ataxin-1-like — MKPAQERNQECLPPKKRDLPVSNSSGAGGTGGVGAAGGGGGSGGGGGGGGGAGGGIGEDEVVSIQNSAANSDTQGGTPSGEWLRAQSGLHYGVDNSDGIPAVPVDQYSMLYKVALPSVTYSPTSLHPVLSHISPAYTVHSPLLQHPGLPYPPLGYAQIPHSSLQFVSSPYAAVPYALPPGFVPGPLISPSGTIPQPHAVSHLVQYPSVIQEGVVSPPPQAQVATHTFAKVAASSGVPLMLPSEQAAQQHLSTVGVLPAAEVSSRGMPVFYHAQGARAATATRDPPSAQQENEPEMNGGDKEQGAREVVLDLAYIAKNARLLQVASSSAAQEHSQDRGLQIRRLEGRSSPGRPSTPDSDLEVQQVVGRLASSSQGVSVVRKEVSFAPLNLSQGAQRSRDIHGESAGVIGRTAYAAQSVSYSDPRVTGLQQQTGQPGHAVMLANGQPVLIPMEYHLQHQPQPPQQHYPGHANDASASHASTTMASSNPSFKASDSSARVCLPERAELITAQQQPPQQPPVQPTADVTQALASSLAPAPAPCNPSHFMKGAIIQLATGELKRVEDLQTQDFVRSAEVSGGLKIDSSMVVDIRASQQRPGLVSLHFTVGEQQSKVTIDVPPEHPFFVFGQGWSSCSPERTVQLYGLACHHLQVGDVCVSITLQQQLQPQQQKQPQHHNSQQQQQLPQQNLSRTLSKTNAASGPGHQLMGPPAPQQSRPQSHFRLDRIHRERQRDGEKDAVSKEEATHFGVVGHTESPIRPSRTSAEHPRSQSSYHLHTEGSAFAGAGMGGMGGMQAVLGASQRRWSSPGLQRYNMKGDEGPRPQISTSGHTRPSFIPQEVKLSIEGRSNAGK; from the exons ATGAAACCCGCTCAGGAGCGCAACCAGGAGTGCCTGCCTCCTAAGAAGAGGGACCTCCCAGTTAGTAACAGCAGTGGAGCTGGAGGCACAGGTGGGGTTggtgctgcaggaggaggaggtggcagtggaggtggaggtggaggtggaggtggtgctggtggaggtATTGGAGAAGATGAAGTGGTTTCCATCCAGAACTCTGCAGCCAACAGTGACACTCAGGGAGGGACCCCATCTGGAGAGTGGCTGCGTGCTCAGTCGGGGCTTCATTATGGAGTGGATAATTCTGATGGCATACCAGCGGTGCCCGTTGACCAGTACAGTATGCTCTACAAAGTGGCTCTTCCATCTGTAACCTACTCACCTACCAGTCTTCACCCAGTGTTAAGCCACATCTCTCCAGCATACACTGTCCACTCGCCTCTCCTGCAGCACCCAGGCCTTCCCTACCCTCCTCTTGGTTACGCCCAGATCCCTCATTCCTCTCTCCAGTTTGTAAGTTCCCCATATGCAGCGGTACCTTATGCCCTACCCCCTGGCTTTGTCCCGGGACCATTAATCTCTCCCTCAGGCACCATTCCTCAGCCCCACGCTGTCTCCCACCTTGTTCAGTATCCATCTGTCATACAAGAAGGTGTTGTTTCCCCACCTCCTCAGGCTCAGGTGGCTACACATACCTTTGCCAAAGTTGCAGCATCCAGCGGCGTCCCGCTGATGCTGCCTTCAGAGCAAGCTGCCCAGCAGCACCTCAGCACTGTGGGAGTACTGCCAGCAGCAGAGGTCAGCTCTCGAGGGATGCCGGTCTTCTACCACGCTCAGGGCGCCAGGGCTGCCACTGCCACCAGAGACCCCCCCAGTGCTCAGCAGGAGAATGAACCAGAGATGAATGGAGGCGATAAGGAGCAGGGAGCCAGGGAGGTTGTACTAGACTTGGCCTACATTGCTAAAAATGCACGTCTGCTGCAGGTAGCGTCCAGCTCTGCAGCACAGGAGCACAGCCAAGACAGAGGACTGCAGATCCGGAGGCTGGAAGGGAGGAGCTCACCTGGCCGGCCGAGCACTCCAGACAGCGACCTGGAG GTGCAGCAGGTGGTTGGTCGTTTGGCTTCTTCTAGCCAAGGTGTCAGTGTAGTGCGGAAAGAGGTCTCCTTTGCTCCCTTGAACCTCTCTCAGGGTGCCCAGAGATCCAGAGATATCCACGGAGAAAGTGCAGGAGTTATTGGCCGGACTGCGTACGCGGCCCAGTCTGTGAGCTACAGCGACCCCAGAGTGACcggtctccagcagcagacaggaCAACCAGGCCATGCTGTGATGCTTGCCAATGGGCAACCGGTTCTTATTCCCATGGAGTATCACCTGCAGCATCAGCCCCAACCACCGCAGCAACACTACCCAGGGCATGCTAATGATGCCTCCGCCAGCCATGCCTCTACAACCATGGCCTCCTCTAATCCAAGCTTTAAAGCCTCTGATTCTTCAGCCAGAGTGTGCCTCCCTGAAAGGGCGGAGCTGAtcacagctcagcagcagcctccACAGCAGCCTCCTGTCCAGCCCACTGCAGATGTGACTCAGGCCTTAGCTTCAAGCCTCGCTCCTGCCCCGGCCCCCTGCAACCCGTCACACTTCATGAAGGGGGCCATCATCCAGCTGGCTACTGGGGAGCTGAAGCGCGTGGAGGACCTGCAGACTCAGGACTTTGTGCGGAGCGCTGAGGTGAGCGGGGGGCTGAAGATCGACTCCAGCATGGTGGTGGACATCCGTGCCAGCCAGCAGAGACCAGGTCTCGTGTCGCTCCACTTCACAGTGGGGGAACAGCAGAGCAAAGTGACCATCGATGTTCCCCCAGAGCACCCCTTCTTTGTGTTCGGCCAGGGCTGGTCGTCCTGCAGCCCTGAACGCACAGTCCAGCTCTACGGCTTGGCATGCCATCATCTGCAAGTTGGagacgtgtgtgtgtccatcaccctgcagcagcagctgcagccacagcagcagaagcagccaCAGCATCATAAttcacaacagcaacaacaactgcCGCAGCAGAACCTGTCCAGGACTTTGAGCAAAACCAACGCTGCATCAGGACCTGGTCACCAGCTCATGGGGCCTCCCGCCCCTCAGCAGTCACGGCCACAGTCTCATTTCAGGCTAGACCGCAtccacagagaaagacagagggatggAGAAAAAGATGCAGTCAGTAAGGAGGAAGCCACACATTTTGGGGTTGTTGGGCACACTGAGTCGCCCATCAGACCAAGTAGGACCTCAGCAGAGCATCCGAGGAGCCAGAGCAGTTACCACTTGCACACAGAGGGCTCTGCTTTTGCAGGGGCAGGGATGGGAGGGATGGGAGGGATGCAGGCTGTGCTAGGTGCTTCTCAGAGGCGTTGGTCCTCACCTGGCCTCCAAAGATACAATATGAAGGGAGACGAAGGGCCGCGCCCTCAAATAAGCACCTCCGGCCACACAAGGCCTTCTTTCATCCCCCAGGAGGTCAAACTGTCCATTGAGGGGCGCTCTAATGCAGGGAAGTAG
- the znf821 gene encoding zinc finger protein 821 isoform X2, which produces MSRRKQTNPFKVDWPFHTSGITGLQHTINMDGRDEFTEDSECCSNNSQEVQEPDSITEDSDSDLDNQGEDSCSSNTSADDHMTTKRSQCRLQGAGVKESEEGDHGNNFVCPLCTLDFSSPEKLISHVYQHTTMMSNSKSYVCPVCGRALSSPGSLGRHLLIHSEDRLSNCAVCGARFTDTNNFNREKLKDVLDMTRMDITGGRDSCSMSHSLSNSPMTSPGPGNCSCHGPGPSPSSCQGPRPCEAPDLNPNLCQAHRTCQGPGHISSQCHGPGPGQCAGSDQGPSFPSLPDSLLSEGPSLASIPDALNSSSSSLPPIPDILSPMPVYPAGVLLVCNSCVAYQQLVEAQSPMRKWALRRKNEPVEARMHRLERERTAKKNKRACETDEEREMRRLRDREAKRMQRMQESDEQRARRLQRDREAMRLKRANETPEKRQARLIREREAKRIKRRLEKIDPALRTQIEHDPAAMAALTADMSLFQFPCPMPVPSIDNGLFMKLP; this is translated from the exons GGCCATTCCACACTTCAGGCATCACAGGACTTCAGCACACTATTAACATGGATGGCAGGGACGAATTCACCGAAGACAGTGAATGCTGCAGCAACAACTCCCAGGAGGTCCAAGAGCCGGATAGCATCACAG AAGACAGTGATAGCGACCTTGACAACCAAGGTGAAGACTCGTGCTCCTCCAACACCTCCGCCGACGACCACATGACCACCAAGAGATCACAGTGCCGCCTACAAGGAGCGGGAGTCAAAGAG AGCGAGGAAGGGGACCACGGCAACAACTTTGTTTGTCCCCTCTGCACGCTGGATTTCAGCAGCCCTGAGAAGCTCATCTCCCATGTCTACCAG CACACAACTATGATGAGCAACAGCAAGAGCTATGTGTGCCCAGTGTGTGGGCGAGCCCTGAGTTCGCCTGGCTCGCTTGGACGGCATCTTCTCATCCACTCCGAGGACCGCCTCTCCAACTGCGCTGTCTGTGGCGCACGCTTCACAGACACCAACAACTTTAACAG GGAGAAGCTTAAAGATGTCCTCGACATGACCAGAATGGATATCACTGGTGGCAGGGACAGCTGCTCCATGTCCCACTCCCTCTCCAACAGCCCCATGACCAGCCCGGGCCCCGGCAACTGCTCCTGCCACGGACCAGGCCCCAGCCCCAGTTCATGCCAGGGCCCTCGCCCCTGTGAGGctcctgacctcaaccccaaCCTGTGTCAAGCCCATCGTACCTGCCAGGGACCGGGCCACATCTCCAGCCAGTGTCACGGCCCAGGACCAGGACAGTGCGCAGGTTCTGATCAAGGACCCTCCTTTCCCTCACTGCCTGACAGTCTCCTCTCTGAAGGGCCTTCACTTGCATCTATACCTGATGCTCTTAACTCATCTTCCTCGAGCCTTCCTCCTATCCCCGACATCCTGAGCCCTATGCCGGTGTATCCCGCCGGGGTGCTGCTGGTGTGCAACAGCTGCGTGGCCTATCAGCAGTTAGTGGAGGCCCAGTCGCCGATGAGAAAATGGGCTCTGCGGAGGAAGAACGAACCTGTGGAGGCCCGCATGCATCGCCTGGAGCGCGAGCGCACGGCAAAGAAGAACAAGCGGGCATGTGAGACGGATGAGGAGAGGGAAATGAGGAGGCTGCGGGACCGCGAGGCCAAGCGCATGCAGAGGATGCAGGAGTCTGACGAGCAGCGGGCCCGcaggctgcagagagacagggaggccATGCGTTTGAAGAGGGCAAACGAGACGCCGGAGAAGAGGCAGGCCAGGCTGATCCGCGAGAGGGAGGCGAAGAGGATCAAGCGGCGGCTGGAGAAGATCGACCCTGCTCTGAGGACACAGATAGAGCATGATCCTGCGGCGATGGCTGCGCTCACAGCAGACATGAGCCTCTTTCAGTTCCCCTGCCCTATGCCTGTCCCTTCCATTGATAATGGTCTGTTCATGAAGCTGCCCTAA
- the znf821 gene encoding zinc finger protein 821 isoform X3: MSRRKQTNPFKVDWPFHTSGITGLQHTINMDGRDEFTEDSECCSNNSQEVQEPDSITDSDSDLDNQGEDSCSSNTSADDHMTTKRSQCRLQGAGVKEESEEGDHGNNFVCPLCTLDFSSPEKLISHVYQHTTMMSNSKSYVCPVCGRALSSPGSLGRHLLIHSEDRLSNCAVCGARFTDTNNFNREKLKDVLDMTRMDITGGRDSCSMSHSLSNSPMTSPGPGNCSCHGPGPSPSSCQGPRPCEAPDLNPNLCQAHRTCQGPGHISSQCHGPGPGQCAGSDQGPSFPSLPDSLLSEGPSLASIPDALNSSSSSLPPIPDILSPMPVYPAGVLLVCNSCVAYQQLVEAQSPMRKWALRRKNEPVEARMHRLERERTAKKNKRACETDEEREMRRLRDREAKRMQRMQESDEQRARRLQRDREAMRLKRANETPEKRQARLIREREAKRIKRRLEKIDPALRTQIEHDPAAMAALTADMSLFQFPCPMPVPSIDNGLFMKLP; encoded by the exons GGCCATTCCACACTTCAGGCATCACAGGACTTCAGCACACTATTAACATGGATGGCAGGGACGAATTCACCGAAGACAGTGAATGCTGCAGCAACAACTCCCAGGAGGTCCAAGAGCCGGATAGCATCACAG ACAGTGATAGCGACCTTGACAACCAAGGTGAAGACTCGTGCTCCTCCAACACCTCCGCCGACGACCACATGACCACCAAGAGATCACAGTGCCGCCTACAAGGAGCGGGAGTCAAAGAG GAGAGCGAGGAAGGGGACCACGGCAACAACTTTGTTTGTCCCCTCTGCACGCTGGATTTCAGCAGCCCTGAGAAGCTCATCTCCCATGTCTACCAG CACACAACTATGATGAGCAACAGCAAGAGCTATGTGTGCCCAGTGTGTGGGCGAGCCCTGAGTTCGCCTGGCTCGCTTGGACGGCATCTTCTCATCCACTCCGAGGACCGCCTCTCCAACTGCGCTGTCTGTGGCGCACGCTTCACAGACACCAACAACTTTAACAG GGAGAAGCTTAAAGATGTCCTCGACATGACCAGAATGGATATCACTGGTGGCAGGGACAGCTGCTCCATGTCCCACTCCCTCTCCAACAGCCCCATGACCAGCCCGGGCCCCGGCAACTGCTCCTGCCACGGACCAGGCCCCAGCCCCAGTTCATGCCAGGGCCCTCGCCCCTGTGAGGctcctgacctcaaccccaaCCTGTGTCAAGCCCATCGTACCTGCCAGGGACCGGGCCACATCTCCAGCCAGTGTCACGGCCCAGGACCAGGACAGTGCGCAGGTTCTGATCAAGGACCCTCCTTTCCCTCACTGCCTGACAGTCTCCTCTCTGAAGGGCCTTCACTTGCATCTATACCTGATGCTCTTAACTCATCTTCCTCGAGCCTTCCTCCTATCCCCGACATCCTGAGCCCTATGCCGGTGTATCCCGCCGGGGTGCTGCTGGTGTGCAACAGCTGCGTGGCCTATCAGCAGTTAGTGGAGGCCCAGTCGCCGATGAGAAAATGGGCTCTGCGGAGGAAGAACGAACCTGTGGAGGCCCGCATGCATCGCCTGGAGCGCGAGCGCACGGCAAAGAAGAACAAGCGGGCATGTGAGACGGATGAGGAGAGGGAAATGAGGAGGCTGCGGGACCGCGAGGCCAAGCGCATGCAGAGGATGCAGGAGTCTGACGAGCAGCGGGCCCGcaggctgcagagagacagggaggccATGCGTTTGAAGAGGGCAAACGAGACGCCGGAGAAGAGGCAGGCCAGGCTGATCCGCGAGAGGGAGGCGAAGAGGATCAAGCGGCGGCTGGAGAAGATCGACCCTGCTCTGAGGACACAGATAGAGCATGATCCTGCGGCGATGGCTGCGCTCACAGCAGACATGAGCCTCTTTCAGTTCCCCTGCCCTATGCCTGTCCCTTCCATTGATAATGGTCTGTTCATGAAGCTGCCCTAA
- the znf821 gene encoding zinc finger protein 821 isoform X1 — translation MSRRKQTNPFKVDWPFHTSGITGLQHTINMDGRDEFTEDSECCSNNSQEVQEPDSITEDSDSDLDNQGEDSCSSNTSADDHMTTKRSQCRLQGAGVKEESEEGDHGNNFVCPLCTLDFSSPEKLISHVYQHTTMMSNSKSYVCPVCGRALSSPGSLGRHLLIHSEDRLSNCAVCGARFTDTNNFNREKLKDVLDMTRMDITGGRDSCSMSHSLSNSPMTSPGPGNCSCHGPGPSPSSCQGPRPCEAPDLNPNLCQAHRTCQGPGHISSQCHGPGPGQCAGSDQGPSFPSLPDSLLSEGPSLASIPDALNSSSSSLPPIPDILSPMPVYPAGVLLVCNSCVAYQQLVEAQSPMRKWALRRKNEPVEARMHRLERERTAKKNKRACETDEEREMRRLRDREAKRMQRMQESDEQRARRLQRDREAMRLKRANETPEKRQARLIREREAKRIKRRLEKIDPALRTQIEHDPAAMAALTADMSLFQFPCPMPVPSIDNGLFMKLP, via the exons GGCCATTCCACACTTCAGGCATCACAGGACTTCAGCACACTATTAACATGGATGGCAGGGACGAATTCACCGAAGACAGTGAATGCTGCAGCAACAACTCCCAGGAGGTCCAAGAGCCGGATAGCATCACAG AAGACAGTGATAGCGACCTTGACAACCAAGGTGAAGACTCGTGCTCCTCCAACACCTCCGCCGACGACCACATGACCACCAAGAGATCACAGTGCCGCCTACAAGGAGCGGGAGTCAAAGAG GAGAGCGAGGAAGGGGACCACGGCAACAACTTTGTTTGTCCCCTCTGCACGCTGGATTTCAGCAGCCCTGAGAAGCTCATCTCCCATGTCTACCAG CACACAACTATGATGAGCAACAGCAAGAGCTATGTGTGCCCAGTGTGTGGGCGAGCCCTGAGTTCGCCTGGCTCGCTTGGACGGCATCTTCTCATCCACTCCGAGGACCGCCTCTCCAACTGCGCTGTCTGTGGCGCACGCTTCACAGACACCAACAACTTTAACAG GGAGAAGCTTAAAGATGTCCTCGACATGACCAGAATGGATATCACTGGTGGCAGGGACAGCTGCTCCATGTCCCACTCCCTCTCCAACAGCCCCATGACCAGCCCGGGCCCCGGCAACTGCTCCTGCCACGGACCAGGCCCCAGCCCCAGTTCATGCCAGGGCCCTCGCCCCTGTGAGGctcctgacctcaaccccaaCCTGTGTCAAGCCCATCGTACCTGCCAGGGACCGGGCCACATCTCCAGCCAGTGTCACGGCCCAGGACCAGGACAGTGCGCAGGTTCTGATCAAGGACCCTCCTTTCCCTCACTGCCTGACAGTCTCCTCTCTGAAGGGCCTTCACTTGCATCTATACCTGATGCTCTTAACTCATCTTCCTCGAGCCTTCCTCCTATCCCCGACATCCTGAGCCCTATGCCGGTGTATCCCGCCGGGGTGCTGCTGGTGTGCAACAGCTGCGTGGCCTATCAGCAGTTAGTGGAGGCCCAGTCGCCGATGAGAAAATGGGCTCTGCGGAGGAAGAACGAACCTGTGGAGGCCCGCATGCATCGCCTGGAGCGCGAGCGCACGGCAAAGAAGAACAAGCGGGCATGTGAGACGGATGAGGAGAGGGAAATGAGGAGGCTGCGGGACCGCGAGGCCAAGCGCATGCAGAGGATGCAGGAGTCTGACGAGCAGCGGGCCCGcaggctgcagagagacagggaggccATGCGTTTGAAGAGGGCAAACGAGACGCCGGAGAAGAGGCAGGCCAGGCTGATCCGCGAGAGGGAGGCGAAGAGGATCAAGCGGCGGCTGGAGAAGATCGACCCTGCTCTGAGGACACAGATAGAGCATGATCCTGCGGCGATGGCTGCGCTCACAGCAGACATGAGCCTCTTTCAGTTCCCCTGCCCTATGCCTGTCCCTTCCATTGATAATGGTCTGTTCATGAAGCTGCCCTAA